The following are encoded together in the Culex pipiens pallens isolate TS chromosome 1, TS_CPP_V2, whole genome shotgun sequence genome:
- the LOC120430532 gene encoding cell surface glycoprotein 1-like: protein MEPITTSELEEASRLRENTKQKVCLLRDTVLNLQQPTLQRLTSLKESLWKLYGEYNKFHGFIIGSVPEEALAEQYTECELFDQLFNEAGVPLEEKLIALRSNTAAEPSTADNIEHQPEKHPWKSSVPTVYRISSWSTPMASWESVRKELSGRTDNRSRPQNLEADTALRSRILPTNGPCRRSKPTSASDVLESEVVMRDLFPTIEPNTTNKSREPIPAIPEPNDQTELRAFVNPSNDDTGTDDVPPLTEAVHSEESRTDRTHPDDRSLTKFKDDPRLAEPPTAAQDMVNLYNPDTSLAAADSTLEEGVDTDKMAKAKSSTAPRRSAKSKQTVKLPNILDQHRLEPQLPTAAKAPDKQDLLYPNGDQQSNDPRGNNSPSKSSPSSPSRSGTRNGPSCRRKPKPAHILETGVVMRDHLATTVADPKDLSVSSVHNKPRRGRVHPDDGSWTTVTQTFECQDIPEASRVSVDNPESKVVREDSGTQPEVELMPTAPPSSTKADQHDSQRALTDGDARTQVTEQFPANLLIELHQKTFPRDQHSFPKTAQLNSSTRRTRADPDPHLPAAAKAPVKDCQLKARRGRLDSDLPGFQENQDNRFAAENPRNQIDLSSKNQPRSQPPNEASQQAAHREPRATMRISCDLPEAEATVNEPHLKKKPTQNQLKVHKSETFPPTEKSTQSERRSPKSRYIHSEHPTSPKKRVQKIKALQSRPQLNRSPGLPLRWQLILAVYRTCLKEWIANNLPNTDNPARIPRSNNRYPSHGRGEQSRNPIVNLDGERTPTDEAEPTHRKCSVGKRRQTGHQRSSNKQNQR, encoded by the coding sequence ATGGAACCGATCACCACGAGCGAGCTGGAGGAAGCCTCCCGATTGCGTGAGAACACCAAACAGAAGGTTTGCCTGCTCCGAGACACGGTGCTCAACCTCCAACAACCGACACTGCAGCGGCTGACATCGCTCAAGGAGAGCCTCTGGAAGCTGTACGGTGAGTACAACAAATTCCACGGTTTCATCATCGGAAGCGTTCCGGAAGAGGCGCTCGCTGAACAGTACACGGAGTGCGAATTGTTCGACCAACTCTTCAACGAAGCTGGCGTGCCGTTGGAGGAGAAGCTGATTGCTCTGAGGAGCAACACAGCAGCGGAACCAAGCACAGCAGACAACATTGAGCACCAGCCGGAAAAGCACCCTTGGAAAAGTTCAGTGCCGACGGTTTACAGGATCAGCAGCTGGTCAACTCCGATGGCGTCCTGGGAGTCCGTCCGAAAGGAGCTCTCCGGGCGAACCGACAACCGGTCCAGGCCCCAAAACCTGGAAGCGGATACGGCTTTGCGAAGTCGCATCCTGCCAACGAACGGCCCATGTCGCCGATCCAAGCCTACATCCGCGAGCGATGTCTTGGAATCCGAAGTGGTCATGCGTGACCTCTTCCCAACCATCGAACCAAACACTACAAACAAGAGCCGAGAACCGATCCCGGCAATACCCGAACCGAACGACCAGACGGAACTGCGAGCGTTCGTGAATCCCAGCAACGACGACACCGGCACGGACGACGTACCTCCGCTTACAGAAGCAGTCCACTCCGAAGAATCCAGAACCGACCGAACCCATCCGGATGACCGTTCGCTCACGAAGTTCAAAGACGACCCACGACTAGCAGAACCTCCGACGGCTGCACAAGACATGGTCAATCTCTACAATCCTGATACCAGTCTCGCCGCCGCAGACAGCACCCTCGAAGAAGGAGTGGACACCGACAAAATGGCCAAGGCAAAGTCGTCTACAGCGCCGCGACGTTCAGCCAAATCCAAACAGACGGTGAAACTCCCAAACATTCTTGACCAGCACAGGCTCGAACCGCAGCTGCCAACAGCTGCGAAAGCACCGGACAAACAAGACCTGCTGTACCCAAATGGCGACCAGCAGAGCAACGATCCTCGTGGAAACAACTCTCCGTCGAAAAGCAGCCCAAGCTCACCATCCCGATCCGGAACCCGGAACGGTCCAAGCTGCCGACGCAAGCCAAAACCCGCACACATCTTGGAAACCGGAGTGGTCATGCGTGACCACCTCGCAACAACCGTTGCCGATCCGAAGGACCTGTCAGTGTCCTCTGTCCACAACAAACCAAGGAGAGGCCGTGTCCACCCGGACGACGGTTCCTGGACGACTGTTACTCAAACTTTCGAGTGTCAGGACATCCCTGAAGCCAGCCGTGTCTCTGTAGACAACCCTGAATCGAAGGTCGTACGCGAAGACAGCGGAACACAACCTGAAGTTGAGTTGATGCCAACAGCCCCACCAAGCTCGACCAAAGCCGACCAACACGATTCCCAGCGTGCGCTCACGGACGGTGACGCACGGACGCAAGTAACCGAGCAGTTCCCAGCGAATCTCCTGATCGAACTCCACCAGAAGACATTTCCCCGAGACCAGCACAGTTTCCCGAAGACCGCACAGCTGAACTCTTCAACCCGCCGAACCAGAGCAGATCCCGATCCCCATTTGCCAGCTGCTGCGAAAGCGCCAGTCAAAGATTGCCAACTGAAAGCCCGTCGCGGTCGCCTGGACAGCGACCTTCCTGGGTTCCAGGAAAACCAGGACAACAGATTTGCTGCTGAAAATCCACGAAACCAGATCGACCTATCATCGAAGAATCAGCCACGCAGCCAGCCGCCCAACGAAGCATCGCAGCAAGCTGCACATCGCGAACCACGAGCAACCATGCGAATCTCATGCGACCTGCCAGAAGCGGAAGCCACTGTGAACGAACCACATCTCAAAAAGAAGCCCACACAGAACCAACTCAAGGTCCACAAATCCGAGACCTTCCCGCCGACGGAAAAGAGCACCCAGTCTGAACGTAGAAGTCCCAAATCCAGATACATCCACTCCGAGCACCCAACATCACCGAAAAAACGCGTCCAAAAGATCAAGGCGCTCCAAAGTCGGCCGCAACTGAATCGATCACCCGGTTTGCCGCTGAGGTGGCAACTCATTCTCGCAGTTTACAGGACCTGCCTGAAGGAGTGGATCGCGAACAACCTGCCCAACACGGACAATCCAGCGCGAATACCTCGAAGTAACAACCGATACCCCAGTCACGGACGAGGAGAGCAGTCCCGCAATCCGATCGTCAACCTAGACGGCGAACGAACTCCGACGGATGAAGCCGAACCAACCCACAGGAAGTGCTCCGTAGGCAAGCGTAGACAGACCGGCCATCAGCGTTCCTCGAATAAGCAGAACCAGCGCTAA